The sequence aataatttaaagacatgttaaattctttatattgattaacaaaaaatattttaaaaggacGGGATTgtctatatttaaatatttcattttatactttaaaaattgtacttcaatttttataatattcttttaacattatttaataGGTAGttgaaaaagattatttaataattgtttttatgaTTTGGATTACCAATGTCAATCTTAAACATgtttattttgagaaaataattattattaattttggaaaatttaaatTGGACTTAATGAACGTTTAATATGAACAAATTATTTAGTATATAAGACTCAATATTTATCTAATGTTTTTGTAAACTTGGCTCACAAAAGTCAAGTACTTgatcttagagcatcattatcctaAAGACTATTTTTAAGTAGTAAATGTGAGTTAAGATATTTAATTAAGAGATTTAAACATTTATGTGTTCTATTGcaagtttcttaattaaaagttctttaaaaaaattattaaacatttttatgaTTTCGCCCAAaatgaaactaattttttttttgtgtggcaaCGATGGTTAGTTTCTTGAAACCTACAAGACGACACAATCGCTTTATTTCAAAACATTTTAGTGGACTGGCATTTTCTCTAAATTTAGGTTATTTGGTGGACTGTCTTTTTATGGTTTAAATGTCCTAAAgaatttaatgtttattaaatcattgtatataatttattatccTAAAATGTACAGAAAAATTCAGATTTTGcaagattttctttttttgtggtTGTATATTTTCTACGTTGTTACAGACTTTTCCACGCAAAAATTTGAGTTCATAATTTTTTCCAGTGTTCAGTGCTTGGCCATTCAGATTAGATAATTCAGATATGAAAAAAGTTGGTACCGTTTGGGTAATTCTGAATTTCAGATCGGATTCGTTTCgatagggcctgactggttcaaacgcagcggttgcggttgcggttgcgggagtttgtggatgcgggcggttgcggtttctagcggttttaagagatttgtacgactggtactgcggttaaaaatttgtgcgtttgcgggtgacttatgactggttaactaccaaatgcggtaacagtcaaataataaattaacaatatttacatttaatataattataaaaatatcaaaaatcataaaattataataaatataaaatttatatttagaaagttataattttaatttttgaaaatttattgaaattgtttttattataaaattttataatattaattaaaataaaatagatatattttaatattttcataattttaattttaatttttttattaaatatttatttctttgtatatatattgttttaaaaaaaagaaaaaaattttaccctcccgcaaccgcccgcaaccgcaaacgctagctggagccagcttttgaatttatgagattcggagcggtttgaagcggtttagagcgatttgagtgattgttgcaaaccgccgacaaccgctaccgaccgcaaaagctgcgtttgcgggtggtagcgggaaaaccaatcGCCACCTTATTGTTGGAGATAAACTTACACATGTCTATTAAAAATCAAGTCCAAAATCAGACCGGGTCCGTTAGATAATATTGGTGACTCCACTAGAAAAAAAACGTACTATTCTATTAGTAGATTTTTAAGTGGGATATTTGTATGTCTACCTGACAACAAACAATAGAGAAGCAAGAATCGAGATTCTAAGAGGTGTTTTATTGATCGCTTGaacaaaaactataatttttggGGTATAAATTGTGGCTTTATTCTCTAAACGTCGATCCATTGTTTGAGGGTTCGGGGTAAGTTTTCTCATCTATAATAAACCTTTATGTGATTTTTGCATGTTGTGTGTTTGCATATATATAACGTAAAACTAATGTTTGGTCTGGTTAACTGgtccgtttttttttaaagatgaatattaaatattttatttaaaatcaaaaattaaattataagcagtcaaaataaattataaacaataaaaatgaaaaaaataaaaattataagaacACATGGTAACTTCTCAACACTTTATTCTATTGCTATTTATAGGATTTATAAGGGATCattatttgtaaattaaattttcaaacttaactacaactgaaaataaaataaaaacaaaacagaatcaaaatttatttgaagatcaggaaaatatttgatttaaacgTGAAATATAAAGCATTCCAAAATTATCCATATTGGATTaggttttattttctatattgaTATTCAAAGTCAGGTTTTATTAAtaccaaaaacaaacaaatctgGATGGAACTACATGGCatgatgttttttattttttttatttaaatacaaaatcatTTTCCAAATTCTAATGCATCCCATCGGTAATTTTTGTACACTCCCCTTagttttgaacttttgattAAGTCATAAATACAGATACAGACACAAATACAGATACAGATACAGATACAGAAAGCAACATTGAGTTTTTGACTGGTTTACATTATGCGAATTGACTCGCTTAAttgtttcttttgataaaataagtaaatattatattgaTATAATTAGGGTAAGAAGACCAGATTTTTTACTTCAAATGGGAAAATCAAAATTACTAAGTCAAATATTCAAGGAACCATGtgatacaaatgaatatattgcCATAAAAGATGAACCTacaaaaattaacatttatataaaggtCGACTAAGTCGAGTGCTTAATTACAAACCTCTAAGAAGGCTCTAAACAGTAAAGAAATCAACCATTCGCCATTTCAAAACCCTCTTGATATTCAATTATGAACCCTTTGAAGTTCTTGTTAATCGTTGTGGCCATCTTGGTGGCCTTATGTCCAGCAATAGTCCAATCTCGACAAATAAAATGTGACCAGGTTGGTGAGAATTGCATCGAGGATGGAGAAGAGACCATGAAAATGAGATTAGGTTTGGATGTGAGCCGTAGGATTCTCCAAGCCACACGATATATAAATTACGATGCATTGAAGCACGACGTACCAGCTAAACAACATGGTCAAGAGGACCGAGCGGATAACACATATCGTCGAGGTTGTACTCTCGCTACAGAATGTTATCGGCTTACGAATTAAACAACAggaatactaatttttatttttagtgcaactcagaaacaaaatatagtttttttccCTTAGTTTACATTTTctgtttatgtatttttattaccTTTGATTGGTATCttcaataaaattgaaaagtttATTACTATTTTCAATAACATCTAATTCATTGATTCACATAGCTAAAAAGGgcaattgtatatataattaaccgATCTAATCATTTCTACCATCGATTATTATGAATTCAGAATTGAGTAACAAAATACCAGCTTCAGATTcttaagatttaaacattggAGTATTAAAACGAGCTAGATAGTTGAGAAAGAATTGGTGAAAGGATCGACTATTTTTCCtacatttatttttaaccaAAACAATAGAAGGATAATTTCTATTGTACAGTAATAAACTCCCTCCCAAACATATGACTTGATCCAAAACTCAACAATGAAAATCAAAGGCTAGAAAGCAGTAGCGCTCACAGTAGATATTTCTCGACAACTGTCCGGCCAAACTTCTCTTGAACATCCTTTGGCGTTTCCACCTGACAAATATGAAATGAGGTTCAACTAAAATCTcctctctttaaaaaaaaatgattctcctGTCATATAGCTCAAGACTACTTACCGCATTCAACGCCTTCAAAACTGCTTTAACTGTGTTGTATGAATTCCTTGAACCAATCACCTGAAGAAAATTGGCTTTTATTAAACCAAAattgaaatgaaaacaaaaatccagTGTTATAACAGGATGAAGCAAAAATGCACCTTAGACTTGATGTTCTTGAACCCCGCGAGGAGCAACATTGTTTTCACAACTCTCCCAGCTTTCATTCCGGTAGTTGTTGGTGCAGGCCATAAATATAACTAGTAGCAGATTCAagtttataaataacataaatataaagtggCAAGAATAGATCATGCAGTCAAAAGGGGACTCAAACAAATACCTTAGTTTTCTTGTAAGAAGTCTGTATTGCATGTGCAATGGTGTGCTCCTCATGACGTTCTATGTAATGCAGGTTCTGAAAGCATTTCTCATATGCCTGTTCGGTAGTTGTTAGAAATGAGACCATGAGAACTATCTAAAGACAGGATCTACAAAGATGTATAACGGCATCATCACAAAACAAGAGTGGAATACACAAGGTTTTTGAAGTTATATGTTCTTCGGTCAATTCAAGAGAAATCGATGCACAAGTAAAGACATTTATGCACATGTCAACCAACCTAAAGTGGAACATAAGCTTTTCACTGGTATCGGCATCAAGGAAGGCGAACTAAAGACATTTATGCACAAAAGAACACTACAGAGTAAAGTTAATTTTTGAGGCATAAACTAAAATTACCGACAACTCAAGCTTATAGAATATCTCTCATATCCTCAACGTTTAGCAGAACAGAGAAaagcaagaagaaaaaacacaatttaGCTTCCCATTGTATCAGAATCACTTAATTGACTATCTTAGCTACAACGAGATCCTGCCATAAGTAACATAGGTACAAAGTGTCGAGACCACATAAGACGCGTAGTCTTCGCCATTCATTCTAGATGACAAATGGTAATGTGAGATTTACCTTCTGCATTGCAGATTGGCCGGTTTCGGCTTTTGCTTTTGCATACCCGATGACACCTTCGTAGTTCCCGCATACCATCAACGCAGTGTATCTTTCAACCCTGCCACCCTAAAGCACAAGTTTCTCTTTTGTAGCCGAGCAATTGAATTAACAAAGAGAAATGACAACTGAATTAAAGAGAGACAACTATACCTTTGTGACCTTGGCAACTTTTTTAACATCAATTACATGCACATCGTATCCCTgcaataaaaaagaagaagaaataaaccTGATCAGCATAAGAAATAGTGAAGAAAGTATGcccttattattttttcatgattaatTATTTTGGTGATTAATCGAGTGAAAAAATGGATGCCAATACGCACCCAGTTCACGAAAACAATATTTCACAACATAATTTTACCATTGAAGCTTTaacttatttaaataaaataaacaaatgtaGCTATTAGACCACTGTCCCACTCATACGTATTTAACAACATAGCATATGCAATAAATATACAGCAGGGTGGAACCAACACCAAGAATGAAAATCTTTAGCTATGAAATTCTTTAAAACCAATGTACAACACTACTACTGTTTGACTATTTCCTGTAACAGAGATCATAACGAACTATTATGTCAACTAAAAAGTGAGAATAAATGGAGAATCAAGTTACCTTTCTGTATAAAGGTTGTCTTTTCTTCTCAGTCAAAGCATTTCTCTCCTCAGCCAGATCTCTAATCTCCTCTTCCAACCGCTTCCCCTTCTTCCCGAATGTATGATCAAGCTCAGAAAGCTTACTTTCAAGTTTCTTGTCAATGGCATTCAGCTTCTCCAGCAGAATATCATCCCTTTCTTTCATGTCATCAAActcctcttcatcatcatcattatcgtCCTTGGCGCCATCTGCTACAAGAcgctcttccttctcttctccACCACCTTGAACATTGTCCCGCTCGATGACCCCATAATTTGCTGGGTTGTTCGGGTCAAAGGCCTCCTTCCACTCAACCAACCTCATCGCTCTGTTTATCTTCTGCTGGAGAATGAACTTGTCTTTCCCTTCAGCTACCTTCAACCGATTCATCAGCTCGCCGATGACTCTGTACTCAGGTGCAAGTTTGAAATGTTTCTCCTCAAACTTGTCGAGTTTGGTCATCCACTTGTAGGCCTCATCGAGCGTCTCCGACTTGGTGAGGGTCTGAAGAAGCTCTTTATGCCTCTGGAACTTCTTGTTGAACATGTCTTCTTTCTTCCTTTCTTCGTCCCAATCAACTTCGTCAAGCTCGCTATCCGAATCCGACGATTCCTCGCGCCGGTTCAGCTCACCGTCGTCTTTCAAGTTCTGCTTCTTAAGCTTCTCTATGAAGGGCTCAATCCCGAGGTAATCTTCCTCGTCTTCGTCGTCGATGTCTTTGCAGTCCAGGCCTTGTCTCTGCCTCTCCTCTCTCTCACGCTGCTTCTCCTTCTCCACCTCCGCTAGAAGATCTCGCACCACTCTGTCCGCTTCCGCCGGGGACATTGTGGTGGCGGAGGAGAAACGGTGGGTCTGCGACGAGATCCATGGCGTTTTTCTTATGGGAAATGCGGATCCTGAGGCATCGAGAGTGGAGATTTGACGGGAGAAAGAGGATTTAGGGTTACGGCGGAGGAGAAGACGGGTCCAGGAAGAGGCGCGGGTTCGGAAGGACATGGTTCAGTCCAGTGGGGTTCCCTTCCCTTTGGTGGAAATGGAGGAGAGAGATGTTAGGAAAAACCTCTCTGCCATTTGTTAGGGTTTTTCTTACCATTGGGCTTCACTCTTAGGCCCAATATGGTCAATTTGACGCCATAAAGTTTACTTGGGTTTCGGGGTTAATTTTGTGAAAATCAAATGGCTATAAAATATGCAAATGGTTGAACTGGATAAATTTATGCggactaatatttttaataaactttaaaattagtttttttcttcttaatattAGATGTATGGATTATTGTTTGAGGTTATAGCTTCATatagtaaaatttattattttttatttgaaagttgaaaccaTAACAATTAGagaaattagtttttatttgaaTTGTTGGTTTTAAATAAGTGTCTCCAATGGGAGAGAAAACCCTAATAATTTAGATTATTCggtgtttgtgttttgaatCTTTTCTGTCATTGTAGATTTCCGCCAGGAAGATAACGTGTATGTAAGACCATCATCAAAACACCTGATCCTCGTCTGATCACCGGTGGTCTAATACATGTAGTGTACATAATAAAACACATGGTGGCACATACTAAGAGTTTCCATGAACAAGAGGAGTATGAATGAAATAGAGATAGATGAGTAAGTTACCTGAAGCCAATATTACATCACTGTCTTTGTTTCTCAGCTCAGATTACATAAGAAGCAAGGAAGATAGAATAAAGAGAGTATTCCCCTTTTGTTCCCTGTCTATATACAACATTCACAGTCGCTCTCTCTACGGCTCTCATGTAATAAAAatgtacaaaaacaaaatcaattctTGAGGATCATTGCCTCCATTTTACTCTTCCTTGCTGCGTGTTTTAGTTTCTCGAGCGCCACAAGCCCCACCTGTCTAACCCTCTCTCTCGATAATCCTATCCTGTTAATTAATTTCCCAacaataaaacatcaaatatctTTGTCTGATGGTGATACAACCGATGGGTCAAAAAGAGGCTTAAGGTTGAATACATACCGTTTGCTAATGTCTTCCCATGTGAGACATTCTTTGTCTAGACCATAGTATAACCTAATAATTTCCCTTTCCCGTTCTCCAAGTGTTGCACTTATAAGCTTGCTCACTTCATCCTGCAGTTATATCATCAAACTTCAGTGAACTAAAATAAATAGAGTACaattttcataaaaacacacacacacaaccagAAGCATATAAAATGTAACTTCAGTTATGACTGTTGGTTTTACCTTGAGTGCCCACTCATCGTACCCGTGCCACGGATTGTTCTCCAAACGATTATCCGCAATGTACTGAGAATATTAGAACAAATCAGCCAGAATGTTATATACTCATGGAAGGTGAAACTAAAACTGTCGTTTTGTTGAAGAGAATCAGAAACAGAGACTCACGCTGTGGTGGGTTTCTCCAGGGAGACCGTTCAAAGAAGGGAATGCATCTCTGTCTAGGGAAAATATTTTGCTTACAGCCTGCAAGTTTTCGAGTGCCAAGAGCATTAGCACAAAATACACATTGacctcaaaaaaaaagaaagttacatgtttttttttttaaaataaaaaagtacctCTGTTGCATTTCTAACTTTCTTCTGAGACATATTTAGTGACTCTGCAATCCGCTGGAAACAACAATAAATATAAACACATGAGATACACGTAGACAAGGAGGATAAAGCCAGAATTGTTGAAATGTTAAAGAATATGCTTACATCAATGGAGGGTGTGACTCCTTTCTCTTGAAGTCTAAGCTTTGCGTTTCGGATTAGACCTAGCCTTTCATGCAGGTGAGTAGGCAACCTCAATGTTCGTGAGTTGTCCACTAATGCTCTTGAGACACCCTTTTGATTAGAAatttgaaacaacaaaaaaaagcatCAGTTTTTGCTTTCAAacagcaaaaaagaaaaaaaacagcagAGATGAAGCGCTATCCTCCTCACCTGTCGAATCCACCAGTATACATAAGTTGAGATTCTGAAACCTTTGGAAGAATCAAATTTCTCTATTCCCCGCAAAAGTCCGATAAGACCACCCTTCAGAGTTAggaaacagaaaaaaagaaaagaaaaacttgttCAGAGAAAAAGTTGAtggaaaacaaaaagagagattTGG is a genomic window of Brassica napus cultivar Da-Ae chromosome A2, Da-Ae, whole genome shotgun sequence containing:
- the LOC106418640 gene encoding protein RALF-like 14, which codes for MNPLKFLLIVVAILVALCPAIVQSRQIKCDQVGENCIEDGEETMKMRLGLDVSRRILQATRYINYDALKHDVPAKQHGQEDRADNTYRRGCTLATECYRLTN
- the LOC106408627 gene encoding uncharacterized protein LOC106408627, which produces MSFRTRASSWTRLLLRRNPKSSFSRQISTLDASGSAFPIRKTPWISSQTHRFSSATTMSPAEADRVVRDLLAEVEKEKQREREERQRQGLDCKDIDDEDEEDYLGIEPFIEKLKKQNLKDDGELNRREESSDSDSELDEVDWDEERKKEDMFNKKFQRHKELLQTLTKSETLDEAYKWMTKLDKFEEKHFKLAPEYRVIGELMNRLKVAEGKDKFILQQKINRAMRLVEWKEAFDPNNPANYGVIERDNVQGGGEEKEERLVADGAKDDNDDDEEEFDDMKERDDILLEKLNAIDKKLESKLSELDHTFGKKGKRLEEEIRDLAEERNALTEKKRQPLYRKGYDVHVIDVKKVAKVTKGGRVERYTALMVCGNYEGVIGYAKAKAETGQSAMQKAYEKCFQNLHYIERHEEHTIAHAIQTSYKKTKLYLWPAPTTTGMKAGRVVKTMLLLAGFKNIKSKVIGSRNSYNTVKAVLKALNAVETPKDVQEKFGRTVVEKYLL